One genomic region from Pyxicephalus adspersus chromosome 1, UCB_Pads_2.0, whole genome shotgun sequence encodes:
- the RPL21 gene encoding large ribosomal subunit protein eL21, translated as MTNTRGKRRGTRYMFSRPFRKHGPVPLSTYMRIYKKGDIVDIKGTGTVQKGMPHKCYHGKTGRIYNVTQHAVGIIVNKQVKGKILAKRINVRVEHIRHSKSRDSFLQRVKENERKKKEAKENGTWVELKRQPAQPSEAHFVRTNGKEPELLEPIPYEFMA; from the exons ATGACGAACACAAGGGGCAAAAGACGTGGAACCCGTTATATGTTCTCTAGACCCTTCCGCAAGCATG GTCCAGTTCCACTGTCAACTTATATGCGCATCTACAAGAAGGGTGATATTGTGGACATCAag ggTACAGGCACAGTCCAAAAAGGTATGCCACACAAGTGCTACCATGGCAAGACTGGACGTATCTACAATGTCACACAGCATGCTGTGGGTATTATTGTCAACAAACAAGTCAA GGGTAAGATTCTTGCCAAAAGAATTAATGTTCGTGTAGAGCATATCCGCCACTCTAAGAGCAGAGACAGTTTCCTGCAGCGTGTGAAGGAAAAcgagaggaagaagaaggaagccaaGGAGAATGGTACCTGGGTGGAACTGAAACGTCAG CCAGCCCAACCAAGTGAGGCTCACTTTGTGCGAACAAATGGAAAGGAACCAGAGCTCCTCGAACCAATTCCATATGAGTTCATGGCataa